In Bradyrhizobium guangxiense, the following are encoded in one genomic region:
- a CDS encoding ABC transporter ATP-binding protein, with protein MKLTVEGLNSHYGPAHILFDIGFEVGEGEVVALLGRNGAGKSTTFRSIVGLVAQRTGRIMFEGKDVSARPTHEIVREGLGYVPEERRIFTDLTVEENLEVGRQPKRPNAPHWTREKLFTLFPNLGEMKNRPGGRMSGGEQQMLTIARTLMGNPSLVLLDEPSEGLSPKIVEQMVEAILTMKKEGVSIVVSEQNLHFARLISDRAYIIERGRICFGGTMVELDARPDIRDAHLSL; from the coding sequence GTGAAGCTGACTGTCGAGGGCCTCAACAGCCATTACGGCCCGGCGCATATCCTGTTCGACATCGGCTTCGAGGTCGGCGAGGGCGAGGTGGTGGCGCTGCTCGGCCGCAATGGTGCCGGCAAGTCGACCACGTTCCGTTCGATTGTCGGTCTCGTCGCCCAGCGGACCGGACGCATCATGTTCGAAGGCAAGGACGTCTCGGCAAGGCCGACGCACGAGATCGTCCGCGAAGGGCTCGGCTACGTGCCGGAGGAACGGCGAATCTTCACCGACCTGACGGTGGAGGAGAATCTCGAGGTTGGCCGCCAGCCGAAGCGTCCGAACGCCCCGCACTGGACCCGTGAGAAGCTGTTCACGCTGTTTCCAAATCTCGGCGAGATGAAGAACCGTCCGGGCGGCCGCATGAGCGGTGGCGAGCAGCAGATGCTCACCATTGCCCGCACGCTGATGGGCAATCCGTCGCTGGTGCTGCTCGACGAGCCCTCGGAAGGCCTGTCGCCGAAGATCGTGGAGCAAATGGTCGAGGCCATCCTGACCATGAAGAAAGAGGGCGTCAGCATCGTCGTCTCCGAGCAGAATCTGCATTTCGCACGGCTCATCTCTGATCGCGCCTACATCATCGAGCGCGGCCGCATCTGCTTTGGCGGCACCATGGTCGAGCTGGACGCGCGTCCTGATATCCGCGACGCGCATCTGTCGTTGTGA